In Pseudomonas flavescens, the sequence AGAGATTGGCCCACGCCCGCAGCGTTGCAGCGAAACTCAGGGCAGACGGGCAGACTCTAGACGATCAGCCTTCCCAACCCATCCAGCAAACGCTGCAGCGCGCCCTGGTTGGACTTGAGCACTGCCAGCCCGGCCTCGCGCATGGCCGCCGCACGTGGTGGCTCGTGCAACAGCACCGCGACCTGAGTGCCGAGCGCCTTGGCATCCGCCACCTCGCAGAGCGCGCCACGCTCGAGCAACTGCGCGGTGATCTCCTGGAAGTTGAAGCGATGTGGCCCCATGATTACCGGAAGCCCCAGCGCCGCTGGCTCCAGCGGATTGTGCCCGCCCGTCTCGACCAGGCTGCCACCCACGAAAGCGACATCGGCCAAGCCATACAGAAACATCAGTTCGCCCATGCTGTCGCCGAGCAGTACCTGCACACCAGGGTCAACAGCCTCGCCCGAGGAGCGACGCACGAAGGTGAGGCCGACCTCACGCAACTGCGCAGCGGCGCTGTCGAAACGCTCGAGATGACGCGGCACCAGGATCAATAACGCATCCGGCTGCGTGGCGAGCAGTTGCTGGTGTGCCTGGATGACCAGCGCATCTTCCCCCTCACGGGTACTGGCGGCGATCCATACCGGTCGTCGCTGCGCCTGCCACCGCTCACGCAGCGCCGTGGCGCGCGCCAACACGTCGGTATCCACCTGCTGGTCGAACTTGATCGAGCCGGTCACCTCGACCGTTTCAGGCCGTGCTCCGAGGGCGACGAAGCGCTGCGCCTCGACCTGGCTCTGCACCGCGAGCAGGTTCAGCTCAGCGAGCATCGGCGCAGTGAGCTTGGCAAAGCGCCCGTAGCCTCTGGCCGAGCGCTCGGACAGTCGACCATTGGCCAGGGCCACCGGAATACCTCTACGGGCACATTGGTGGATGTAGTTGGGCCACAGCTCGGTTTCCATGATCACCGCCAGGCGCGGACGTACTCGCTCGAGAAAGCGCGACGCAGCCCAGGGCAGGTCATAGGGCAGATAGCAGTGCTGGACGCGACCGGCGAACTGCGCGTCGGGAAACAGCGCGCGAATGCGTTCGGAGCCGGTCGGTGTCATGCAGGTCAGGGTGATCGGCAGATCCGGATAGCGCGCCAGCAGCTCGCGCACCAGCGGCGCTGCCGCGATGCTTTCACCGACCGATACCGCGTGGACCCAGATACCGCCTGGACGCAATGGCGGCAGACCTAAAGCAAAGCGCTCGCCGACACGCTTGGTATAAGCAGGCGCGCGCCAGGCTCGCCAGATCAGACGTAGACCGATCAACGGCAGGCAGAGGTGAAACAGCAGGCTATAGAGATATCGGTTCATGGCGGCGAAGCTTAGGGATGCCGACGTTGCAGCACAAGCAGGCACAGAGCGCCGGCCACAAGCGTACGCATCAAGGCTCCAGTATGCGCAGCCGATCACCGAGATAGCGTACCAGCCACTGCGCGGCCGGGCCCAAGGTTTCATCACGGCGAAACACCAGCTCCACCGGCAGTGGCGGCGCGATCCAGTCGCTGCTCAGCTCGATCAAATGCCCTTGATAAGTTGGGTATTGCGCCACGTGCCTAGGCAGGCACGCCCAGCCCAGATTACGCATCAGCAACTCAGCCATCACATAAAAGCTGTCGGTGCGCCAGGCCGTCGGGCTGATTCGTTCGTTACCCGGGTAGTGGCTGTCCTGCAGGGTAATCAGCAACTGCCGGTGCTGGGCCAACTCACGACGGTCGACGGAGCGCCCCTGGGCAAGCGGATGAGCGGCCCCGCAGACCATGACCATATCCACCATGCCCAAGCGGCGACGCTCCAGCTCGGCGGGCATGCCTTCATGGTGAAACAGCAGGCCCAGGTCGGCACGCCGCTCGAGCAACTGGCGCGCCACCACGCCCTGGCCGCCGCTGGTCATCTGCACCTCGACCCGCGGGAACGCCTGGGCCAAGGCCTCCAGGCTGTCGAGTATCGGCGGCATCGGCAGCGCCTCATCCTGAGCCAGGCGCAAACACACCTCCTCGCCTTGCGACAACCCCAAAGCCCGCCCCTCCAGCCGTTCGGACTGACGCAGCAACTCGCGGGCCTCTTCGAGTAACGCCTGGCCGGCTTCGGTCAGGCGCGGCTGACGCCCGCTGCTGCGCTCGAACAAGCGCACCCCCAGATCATCCTCCAGCGCAGCCACGGCGGTACTGACCGCAGATTGCACCCGGCCGAAACGTCGCGCCACGGCAGAAAAGGAGTTGCCGTCGGCAACGGCTACGAATACTTCGAGCTGCTCAAGAGTCCAGCGCACAACCTATCTCCAATCAAGATAGGTAATGAGTTTACCTAACAGAATGAACCCGTAAAATCGGTCCCCTGTTAATAGGAGTGCTGCCGATG encodes:
- the waaA gene encoding lipid IV(A) 3-deoxy-D-manno-octulosonic acid transferase; the protein is MNRYLYSLLFHLCLPLIGLRLIWRAWRAPAYTKRVGERFALGLPPLRPGGIWVHAVSVGESIAAAPLVRELLARYPDLPITLTCMTPTGSERIRALFPDAQFAGRVQHCYLPYDLPWAASRFLERVRPRLAVIMETELWPNYIHQCARRGIPVALANGRLSERSARGYGRFAKLTAPMLAELNLLAVQSQVEAQRFVALGARPETVEVTGSIKFDQQVDTDVLARATALRERWQAQRRPVWIAASTREGEDALVIQAHQQLLATQPDALLILVPRHLERFDSAAAQLREVGLTFVRRSSGEAVDPGVQVLLGDSMGELMFLYGLADVAFVGGSLVETGGHNPLEPAALGLPVIMGPHRFNFQEITAQLLERGALCEVADAKALGTQVAVLLHEPPRAAAMREAGLAVLKSNQGALQRLLDGLGRLIV
- a CDS encoding LysR family transcriptional regulator, whose amino-acid sequence is MRWTLEQLEVFVAVADGNSFSAVARRFGRVQSAVSTAVAALEDDLGVRLFERSSGRQPRLTEAGQALLEEARELLRQSERLEGRALGLSQGEEVCLRLAQDEALPMPPILDSLEALAQAFPRVEVQMTSGGQGVVARQLLERRADLGLLFHHEGMPAELERRRLGMVDMVMVCGAAHPLAQGRSVDRRELAQHRQLLITLQDSHYPGNERISPTAWRTDSFYVMAELLMRNLGWACLPRHVAQYPTYQGHLIELSSDWIAPPLPVELVFRRDETLGPAAQWLVRYLGDRLRILEP